Proteins found in one Paralichthys olivaceus isolate ysfri-2021 chromosome 19, ASM2471397v2, whole genome shotgun sequence genomic segment:
- the traf3ip2a gene encoding E3 ubiquitin ligase TRAF3IP2, with the protein MDSFKGPCPHRSVPVETDESMTSSTLDLVWPPPCNQCSGLIETSRRPQEHGYEPPGQHAARQTTVPESQQESRATCRDSPEPCFTPQTRSGDKRPPHRAGVSPHGLREQQQHRVNHSRGFTGPSNRPQDLSVELAESLEVPLPLLSDINYTSYVPAQYPAQHPKPEQGTSPRQCACCPPRDLHRHNYRSCHYKHGNPADPYHEPQDHQQSWKVSHKRQQPKEAANASLPECMARPREVMHEVSMDCSLQAGPGPSTGEIRKTISLPEECRSVFITYSVDTANEIILFTKFLTNQGFRPAIDIFDNPMRRMGITKWMDKHLNDKSVLIIVVISPRYKEDVEGYGGDDHGLHTKYIHNQIQNEFIQQGCLNFRLVPVLFPNAKKSHVPNWLQSTRIYRWPEDIQDLLLRLVREERYIIPQCGSELTLTVKPL; encoded by the exons ATGGACTCGTTCAAAG GACCTTGCCCTCATCGTAGTGTCCCTGTTGAGACTGATGAGAGCATGACATCCTCCACTCTGGACTTGGTCTGGCCTCCTCCTTGTAACCAGTGTAGTGGACTCATAGAGACCAGCAGAAGGCCACAGGAACATGGCTATGAACCACCTGGACAACACGCTGCCAGACAGACGACAGTCCCAGAGAGCCAGCAAGAATCCAGAGCCACCTGCCGTGATTCCCCGGAACCTTGCTTTACACCCCAAACACGCTCAGGAGACAAGAGACCCCCCCACCGTGCAGGTGTTTCACCTCATGGcctcagagagcagcagcagcacagagttaaCCACAGCAGAGGCTTTACAGGCCCTTCAAACAGGCCACAGGACCTCTCTGTGGAGTTGGCAGAAAGTTTGGAGGTCCCTCTTCCACTCCTGTCTGACATTAACTACACCTCCTATGTCCCAGCACAATACCCTGCTCAGC ACCCCAAGCCAGAGCAGGGGACTTCTCCCAGACAGTGTGCATGTTGTCCTCCAAGAGATCTGCACCGGCACAATTATCGTTCTTGTCATTATAAGCATGGTAACCCAGCAGATCCATACCACGAGCCTCAAGACCACCAACAGTCCTG GAAGGTCTCCCATAAAAGGCAACAACCTAAAGAGGCTGCAAATGCCTCATTGCCTGAGTGCATGGCACGTCCTAGAGAAGTGATGCATGAGGTCAGCATGGATTGCTCCTTGCAGGCAGGTCCAGGCCCTTCCACAGGGGAGATCAGGAAGACAATCAGCCTGCCTGAGGAGTGCA GGAGTGTTTTCATCACGTATTCAGTGGACACAGCCAACGAAATTATTCTTTTTACCAAGTTTCTGACTAATCAGGGCTTCAGACCTGCA ATTGACATCTTTGATAATCCAATGAGGAGAATGGGCATCACTAAATGGATGGACAAGCATTTGAATGAT AAATCAGTGCTCATCATTGTGGTCATCAGCCCCAGGTACAAAGAGGACGTGGAGGGATATGGAGGTGATGACCACGGGCTGCACACTAAATACATTCACAATCAG ATCCAAAATGAGTTCATCCAACAAGGCTGCCTGAACTTCAGACTGGTACCTGTCCTGTTTCCTAATGCAAAAAAG AGCCATGTCCCCAACTGGCTCCAGAGCACCAGGATCTACCGCTGGCCCGAGGACATACAGGACCTGCTGCTTCGCCTGGTCAGGGAGGAGCGCTACATCATCCCACAGTGCGGGTCTGAGCTCACCCTCACTGTCAAGCCCCtctga
- the LOC109632444 gene encoding probable G-protein coupled receptor 139, with product MEGAGVNIFVTVQKIYYPSLCIMGIPANLFTFYMICFRKCGMSNTATIYLSCLAIVDTFYLVWVILLDLTLTFWLLQPFWHSQPWCGILGFLQYGSLYSSSWIVVTFTIERYLVLRSTVAKQHFSQAWVTKLTCIAVVLVSHLVSVPLGWINNVTPVSLLVDGENVTLPRCRYRDEAYTTVIVWITTFLSGGIPIVLVIIFNYLIGYHLCRASNLFTKEERRIMRGRSTRGMLRRTILLLGTVSVTFVVLSLPRFVTYCILRTRYNNENFDRDDYSIPINVAGDLANMLQNLNSTTNFLLYCMVSRRFRRELVQVVTCKAKARELGSVLGHTTMRVFSVMDHKASQSSNPVIVKLNNLKQTE from the exons ATGGAGGGAGCCGGCGTCAACATCTTTGTCACTGTTCAGAAGATCTACTACCCTTCACTTTGCATCATGGGTATTCCAG CCAACCTCTTCACATTCTATATGATTTGCTTCCGTAAATGCGGGATGTCCAACACAGCAACCATTTACCTGAGCTGTCTGGCCATTGTGGACACCTTCTATCTGGTGTGGGTGATCCTTCTTGACTTGACCCTCACCTTTTGGCTGCTGCAGCCCTTCTGGCATTCCCAACCCTGGTGTGGCATCCTGGGATTCCTGCAGTATGGATCACTGTACAGCTCCTCCTGGATAGTGGTGACTTTCACCATCGAGCGTTACCTTGTCCTCCGCAGCACAGTAGCCAAGCAGCACTTCTCCCAGGCCTGGGTCACTAAACTGACCTGTATTGCTGTTGTCCTGGTTTCACATCTTGTCTCTGTGCCACTGGGCTGGATCAATAATGTTACACCTGTTTCCCTTCTTGTGGACGGGGAGAATGTGACACTGCCCAGGTGTCGTTACCGTGATGAGGCCTACACCACTGTTATAGTGTGGATAACCACCTTCCTCTCTGGAGGAATCCCCATTGTCTTGGTCATCATCTTCAACTACCTCATAGGATATCATCTATGCCGTGCCAGCAACCTCTTCACCAAGGAGGAGCGCCGCATCATGCGTGGGAGGAGCACCAGGGGCATGTTGAGGAGGACCATTCTGTTGCTGGGCACTGTTTCTGTGACCTTTGTTGTCCTCAGCCTTCCTCGTTTTGTCACATACTGCATCCTTAGAACCAGGTACAACAACGAGAACTTTGACAGGGATGACTACAGCATCCCAATCAATGTGGCTGGAGACTTAGCCAACATGCTGCAGAACCTTAACTCCACCACCAACTTCCTGCTCTACTGTATGGTCAGCCGGCGCTTTCGACGGGAGCTGGTCCAAGTGGTGACGTGTAAGGCAAAGGCACGTGAGCTGGGCTCTGTTCTCGGCCATACTACCATGAGAGTTTTCTCAGTTATGGATCATAAGGCCTCACAATCCAGCAACCCTGTGATTGTAAAGTTAAACAATCTGAAACAGACAGAGTAG